In Juglans microcarpa x Juglans regia isolate MS1-56 chromosome 7D, Jm3101_v1.0, whole genome shotgun sequence, the following are encoded in one genomic region:
- the LOC121239984 gene encoding pentatricopeptide repeat-containing protein At5g66520-like isoform X1: protein MRMALTSQATQPILSWFRERITESGKVGAMATISGHPTLLLNPIVSTLEKCKTMHEMRQIHAHMIKTDLVNHTFTVSKLVTFCTLSRFPGGLDYALSVFRQIRNPNAFIFFTLINGFSGSWNPVESITLYAHMLSCLTDLNGIEFSLPSVLKACGRSRSLEEGRQVHGQILKSHFQFDPFVSNSLIRMYMELDEIELARMVFERMLERDVISWNSMITGYLSAGEIELARVLFNEMPERDIVSCNAMIDGYGKFGECELAEEVFRMMSDKDVVSWTSMISAYVLNHRPREALDLFREMLSVGVRPDGPAIVSVLSAISDLGFVEEGKWLHTHISTNKIELSHGFIASALIDMYAKCGHIENAYHVFRCVSHRRNIGDWNALISGLATHGFGQDALEVFLDMERMEIEPNEITFIGLLSACSHAGMVAEGQHYFKIMQEKYNIVPKIQHYGCMIDLYGRAGRFEDALGVIQNMPMEADVLAWKAILSASMKHGNAAIGENAALKAMGSTPEDSSSYVLLSNIYAKARRWDDVAKVRLLMKERGVKKIPGCSSILVNGKVHGFLARKEMDVEFSGEVLSKIDEVVARLKLEGYEPDLTQVLLDIDEEGKRSLLCLHSEKMALAFGLINIRNGAPIHIVKNLRICCDCHSFIKLVSRVYSRRIVVRDQNRFHHFENGSCSCKEYW from the coding sequence ATGAGGATGGCGCTAACATCTCAGGCCACCCAACCTATCCTATCGTGGTTCCGTGAACGGATAACGGAGAGCGGGAAGGTAGGCGCAATGGCAACCATCTCAGGCCACCCAACCTTGCTTTTGAACCCAATCGTTTCAACGTTGGAAAAATGCAAGACCATGCATGAAATGCGCCAAATTCACGCCCACATGATCAAGACAGACCTTGTCAACCACACATTCACAGTAAGCAAACTCGTCACCTTTTGTACCCTCTCCCGTTTCCCCGGGGGTTTAGACTACGCTTTGTCAGTCTTTCGTCAAATCCGAAACCCCAAtgccttcatcttcttcacacTAATTAATGGTTTTTCTGGCAGCTGGAACCCTGTAGAGTCTATAACTCTCTATGCCCATATGCTTTCTTGCTTGACAGATTTGAATGGTATTGAGTTTTCTCTTCCATCAGTACTCAAAGCGTGCGGCAGATCGCGCTCGTTAGAGGAAGGGCGTCAAGTTCATGGGCAAATCTTGAAATCCCATTTTCAGTTTGACCCGTTTGTTTCTAATTCGTTGATTCGGATGTACATGGAGCTTGATGAGATTGAGCTGGCGAGAATGGTGTTTGAAAGAATGCTTGAAAGAGATGTAATTTCTTGGAATTCGATGATTACGGGTTACTTGAGTGCTGGAGAGATTGAGTTGGCACGTGTGCTATTCAATGAGATGCCAGAAAGAGACATAGTTTCTTGTAATGCAATGATCGATGGGTACGGCAAGTTTGGAGAGTGTGAGCTGGCTGAGGAGGTTTTCAGGATGATGAGTGATAAGGATGTGGTTTCTTGGACATCGATGATATCTGCATACGTACTTAATCATCGTCCAAGGGAAGCCTTGGATTTATTTAGGGAAATGCTAAGTGTGGGAGTAAGACCTGATGGCCCTGCTATTGTTAGTGTTCTTTCAGCCATTTCTGACTTGGGTTTTGTCGAGGAGGGTAAATGGTTACATACTCACATATCTACAAATAAGATAGAATTGAGTCATGGGTTTATCGCATCGGCTCTTATTGACATGTATGCAAAATGCGGGCATATAGAAAATGCCTATCATGTCTTTAGATGTGTATCTCATAGGAGAAACATTGGGGATTGGAATGCTTTGATCTCTGGTCTTGCAACTCATGGTTTTGGTCAAGATGCTCTTGAAGTGTTCCTTGACATGGAAAGAATGGAGATTGAGCCCAATGAAATTACATTCATAGGACTCTTAAGTGCTTGTAGCCATGCAGGAATGGTTGCTGAGGGtcaacattattttaaaataatgcaAGAAAAGTACAATATTGTTCCCAAGATTCAACACTATGGATGTATGATTGATCTCTATGGCAGAGCAGGTCGCTTTGAGGATGCACTAGGAGTTATACAGAATATGCCCATGGAGGCTGATGTTTTAGCTTGGAAGGCTATTCTTAGTGCCAGCATGAAGCATGGCAATGCTGCGATTGGTGAAAATGCTGCCCTCAAAGCAATGGGTTCTACCCCAGAAGACTCAAGTTCTTATGTTCTTCTCTCAAATATCTACGCCAAGGCCAGGAGATGGGATGATGTAGCTAAGGTCAGATTACTCATGAAAGAGAGAGGAGTGAAAAAGATTCCAGGCTGCAGTTCAATCCTTGTAAATGGGAAAGTTCATGGGTTCCTTGCAAGGAAGGAAATGGATGTTGAATTTAGTGGTGAGGTTCTCTCGAAGATAGATGAAGTAGTCGCTAGGCTAAAGTTGGAAGGCTATGAGCCTGACCTAACTCAAGTTCTATTAGATATTGATGAGGAAGGGAAAAGAAGCTTGCTTTGTCTTCATAGTGAGAAGATGGCACTTGCATTCGGACTTATAAACATTAGAAATGGTGCTCCTATTCATATTGTGAAGAACTTAAGGATTTGCTGTGATTGTCATTCCTTTATCAAGCTGGTTTCGAGGGTTTACAGCCGTCGTATAGTTGTGAGAGACCAAAACCGTTTCCATCACTTTGAGAATGGTTCCTGCTCCTGCAAAGAATATTGGTAA
- the LOC121239984 gene encoding pentatricopeptide repeat-containing protein At5g48910-like isoform X2 encodes MLSCLTDLNGIEFSLPSVLKACGRSRSLEEGRQVHGQILKSHFQFDPFVSNSLIRMYMELDEIELARMVFERMLERDVISWNSMITGYLSAGEIELARVLFNEMPERDIVSCNAMIDGYGKFGECELAEEVFRMMSDKDVVSWTSMISAYVLNHRPREALDLFREMLSVGVRPDGPAIVSVLSAISDLGFVEEGKWLHTHISTNKIELSHGFIASALIDMYAKCGHIENAYHVFRCVSHRRNIGDWNALISGLATHGFGQDALEVFLDMERMEIEPNEITFIGLLSACSHAGMVAEGQHYFKIMQEKYNIVPKIQHYGCMIDLYGRAGRFEDALGVIQNMPMEADVLAWKAILSASMKHGNAAIGENAALKAMGSTPEDSSSYVLLSNIYAKARRWDDVAKVRLLMKERGVKKIPGCSSILVNGKVHGFLARKEMDVEFSGEVLSKIDEVVARLKLEGYEPDLTQVLLDIDEEGKRSLLCLHSEKMALAFGLINIRNGAPIHIVKNLRICCDCHSFIKLVSRVYSRRIVVRDQNRFHHFENGSCSCKEYW; translated from the coding sequence ATGCTTTCTTGCTTGACAGATTTGAATGGTATTGAGTTTTCTCTTCCATCAGTACTCAAAGCGTGCGGCAGATCGCGCTCGTTAGAGGAAGGGCGTCAAGTTCATGGGCAAATCTTGAAATCCCATTTTCAGTTTGACCCGTTTGTTTCTAATTCGTTGATTCGGATGTACATGGAGCTTGATGAGATTGAGCTGGCGAGAATGGTGTTTGAAAGAATGCTTGAAAGAGATGTAATTTCTTGGAATTCGATGATTACGGGTTACTTGAGTGCTGGAGAGATTGAGTTGGCACGTGTGCTATTCAATGAGATGCCAGAAAGAGACATAGTTTCTTGTAATGCAATGATCGATGGGTACGGCAAGTTTGGAGAGTGTGAGCTGGCTGAGGAGGTTTTCAGGATGATGAGTGATAAGGATGTGGTTTCTTGGACATCGATGATATCTGCATACGTACTTAATCATCGTCCAAGGGAAGCCTTGGATTTATTTAGGGAAATGCTAAGTGTGGGAGTAAGACCTGATGGCCCTGCTATTGTTAGTGTTCTTTCAGCCATTTCTGACTTGGGTTTTGTCGAGGAGGGTAAATGGTTACATACTCACATATCTACAAATAAGATAGAATTGAGTCATGGGTTTATCGCATCGGCTCTTATTGACATGTATGCAAAATGCGGGCATATAGAAAATGCCTATCATGTCTTTAGATGTGTATCTCATAGGAGAAACATTGGGGATTGGAATGCTTTGATCTCTGGTCTTGCAACTCATGGTTTTGGTCAAGATGCTCTTGAAGTGTTCCTTGACATGGAAAGAATGGAGATTGAGCCCAATGAAATTACATTCATAGGACTCTTAAGTGCTTGTAGCCATGCAGGAATGGTTGCTGAGGGtcaacattattttaaaataatgcaAGAAAAGTACAATATTGTTCCCAAGATTCAACACTATGGATGTATGATTGATCTCTATGGCAGAGCAGGTCGCTTTGAGGATGCACTAGGAGTTATACAGAATATGCCCATGGAGGCTGATGTTTTAGCTTGGAAGGCTATTCTTAGTGCCAGCATGAAGCATGGCAATGCTGCGATTGGTGAAAATGCTGCCCTCAAAGCAATGGGTTCTACCCCAGAAGACTCAAGTTCTTATGTTCTTCTCTCAAATATCTACGCCAAGGCCAGGAGATGGGATGATGTAGCTAAGGTCAGATTACTCATGAAAGAGAGAGGAGTGAAAAAGATTCCAGGCTGCAGTTCAATCCTTGTAAATGGGAAAGTTCATGGGTTCCTTGCAAGGAAGGAAATGGATGTTGAATTTAGTGGTGAGGTTCTCTCGAAGATAGATGAAGTAGTCGCTAGGCTAAAGTTGGAAGGCTATGAGCCTGACCTAACTCAAGTTCTATTAGATATTGATGAGGAAGGGAAAAGAAGCTTGCTTTGTCTTCATAGTGAGAAGATGGCACTTGCATTCGGACTTATAAACATTAGAAATGGTGCTCCTATTCATATTGTGAAGAACTTAAGGATTTGCTGTGATTGTCATTCCTTTATCAAGCTGGTTTCGAGGGTTTACAGCCGTCGTATAGTTGTGAGAGACCAAAACCGTTTCCATCACTTTGAGAATGGTTCCTGCTCCTGCAAAGAATATTGGTAA
- the LOC121239788 gene encoding CEN-like protein 2: MANMSDPLVVGRVIGDVVESFSPTVRMTVTYNCNKQVYNGHELFPSAVSMKPKVEVHGGDMRSFFTLIMTDPDVPGPSDPFLREHLHWMVTDIPGTTDDTFGREVVNYEMPRPNIGIHRFVFLLYKQKGRQTVLMNPNIPPARDRFNTRKFAEENELGLPVAAVFFNAQRETAARRR; encoded by the exons ATGGCAAACATGTCAGATCCTCTTGTAGTTGGGAGAGTTATTGGAGATGTTGTTGAATCGTTCTCCCCTACTGTAAGAATGACAGTGACTTACAACTGCAACAAGCAAGTATATAATGGGCACGAGCTCTTTCCTTCGGCAGTATCCATGAAACCTAAGGTTGAGGTTCATGGAGGTGATATGAGATCTTTTTTCACGctg ATCATGACTGACCCAGATGTTCCCGGTCCTAGTGATCCATTCCTGAGGGAGCACTTGCACTG GATGGTGACAGACATCCCGGGCACCACGGATGATACATTTG GAAGGGAGGTGGTGAACTACGAAATGCCAAGGCCAAACATAGGGATACATAGGTTTGTGTTCCTCCTATACAAGCAGAAAGGCAGACAGACAGTACTGATGAACCCTAATATCCCTCCTGCAAGGGACCGCTTTAACACCAGAAAGTTTGCAGAAGAAAATGAACTTGGCCTTCCGGTGGCTGCTGTGTTCTTCAATGCCCAAAGGGAGACAGCTGCGAGACGACGTTGA